In a single window of the Orbaceae bacterium lpD04 genome:
- the zipA gene encoding cell division protein ZipA, whose amino-acid sequence MDNLRIVLIIIASLVIIALLIHGFWINKKERSSIFDASKSKKNNKSSFSHSDHQLDDGFLDGVSDVRVISTKQNTNTEINIELFDDSNADLKPVQQDFFVDEGSAYKPKESIVDPIIADNKTNYIDPNINHDKSIKIDEYSPAIKPANVTSPETKKTDVLILHIVGLNDENIRGDLLLSSIVQSGFQFGEMQIFHRHLDPAGNGPVLFSLANMVKPGTLDPETMHEFTTPGISIFMMVPSYGNTAQNFKLMLQSAQRIADDVNGVVLDDNRHMLTPQKIDSYKSRIKAVTQE is encoded by the coding sequence ATGGATAACTTACGTATTGTGCTAATTATTATTGCTTCTTTGGTAATAATTGCACTATTAATTCATGGCTTTTGGATTAATAAAAAAGAGCGTTCATCTATTTTTGATGCATCAAAAAGTAAAAAAAATAATAAAAGTAGTTTTAGTCACTCTGATCACCAGCTTGACGATGGTTTTTTAGATGGTGTTAGTGATGTTAGAGTTATTTCAACTAAACAAAATACCAACACAGAAATAAACATTGAGTTATTTGATGATTCAAATGCTGATTTAAAACCTGTTCAGCAAGATTTTTTTGTTGATGAGGGATCTGCCTATAAACCGAAAGAAAGTATCGTTGATCCTATCATTGCTGATAATAAAACTAATTATATCGATCCGAATATAAACCATGATAAGTCGATAAAAATAGACGAGTATTCGCCTGCTATTAAACCTGCCAATGTTACATCGCCAGAAACTAAAAAAACAGATGTGCTTATTTTACATATTGTTGGTCTTAATGATGAGAATATTCGAGGAGACTTATTATTAAGTAGTATTGTTCAATCTGGATTTCAATTCGGTGAAATGCAAATTTTCCATCGCCACTTAGATCCCGCGGGTAATGGTCCTGTATTATTTAGTTTGGCTAATATGGTGAAGCCAGGAACTCTAGATCCAGAAACAATGCATGAATTTACAACGCCGGGTATTTCAATTTTTATGATGGTTCCATCTTACGGTAATACTGCACAAAACTTTAAGTTAATGTTGCAATCAGCGCAGCGCATCGCTGATGACGTTAATGGCGTGGTACTTGATGATAATCGCCATATGCTTACCCCACAAAAAATAGATAGTTATAAGAGTCGAATTAAAGCTGTTACTCAAGAATAA
- a CDS encoding efflux RND transporter periplasmic adaptor subunit yields the protein MKLKKALFPITLALALGSSLLLTACDNQNSNEELVKLPSVNVTVFETQPLDYTIKVALPARVVASQIAEIRPQVNGIILKREFDESSDVTEGQSLYQIDPALYQANYDSALASVASAEASAKLSQLTLNRYKNLLTNKSISQQDYDKAAADAQQANAAVLVAKANLNTAKVNLDYTKVYSPIDGYIGKSNVTEGALVAAGQSTAMAIVQKIDPIYVDMTQAVSVFEKNENERNKVYTPDEKVEIFFNDGSKYSSDGKIIFSDKNVNETTGTVVLRAAFSNPNAQLLPGMFLKPLLTLGNIKEAILVPQKGITSDQAGNYTTIVAVPIAADKEVDVISEAILAHELIPYDKNNAQAKKDAQDKAVIEAQKIIKAQKDSDKKDKTFYYFEKRDDIEVYSGISGYWIVTKGINAGEKVVVSGLLNLTSVQPGSTDAKIFANLVAEPTSLSQTQLDEMIENNVK from the coding sequence ATGAAATTGAAAAAAGCATTATTCCCTATCACGTTAGCATTAGCTTTGGGTAGTAGTTTACTATTAACGGCTTGTGATAACCAAAATTCTAATGAAGAATTAGTTAAACTCCCATCGGTAAATGTCACCGTCTTTGAGACGCAGCCTTTGGACTATACAATAAAAGTCGCATTACCTGCTCGAGTTGTTGCATCTCAAATAGCTGAAATTAGGCCACAAGTTAATGGTATTATTTTAAAAAGAGAATTTGACGAAAGTAGTGATGTAACTGAAGGTCAATCACTTTATCAAATCGATCCCGCTCTTTATCAAGCTAATTATGATAGTGCATTAGCAAGCGTTGCAAGTGCAGAGGCGAGTGCGAAGCTTTCTCAATTAACACTTAATCGTTATAAAAATCTATTAACCAATAAATCTATCAGTCAACAAGACTACGATAAAGCGGCGGCTGATGCGCAGCAAGCAAACGCTGCGGTATTAGTTGCTAAAGCCAATTTGAACACTGCAAAAGTCAATTTAGACTATACTAAAGTATACTCGCCAATTGACGGTTATATTGGTAAATCAAACGTAACTGAAGGTGCATTAGTAGCCGCTGGTCAATCTACTGCAATGGCAATTGTGCAAAAAATTGATCCAATTTACGTTGATATGACCCAAGCTGTATCAGTTTTTGAGAAAAATGAAAACGAGCGCAATAAAGTTTACACTCCAGATGAAAAAGTTGAAATATTTTTCAATGATGGCTCAAAATACTCATCTGATGGCAAAATTATATTCTCAGATAAAAATGTAAATGAAACAACTGGTACCGTCGTACTACGCGCTGCATTTAGTAATCCTAATGCCCAACTATTACCGGGTATGTTCTTAAAACCTCTTTTAACCTTAGGTAATATTAAAGAAGCAATTTTAGTACCTCAAAAAGGGATCACAAGTGATCAGGCTGGTAATTATACAACGATTGTTGCTGTGCCTATTGCGGCAGATAAAGAAGTCGATGTAATTAGTGAGGCAATACTTGCTCACGAATTAATTCCATACGATAAAAATAATGCGCAAGCTAAAAAAGATGCACAAGATAAAGCAGTTATCGAAGCTCAAAAAATTATCAAAGCACAAAAAGATAGTGACAAAAAAGATAAGACTTTTTACTACTTTGAAAAACGAGATGATATTGAAGTCTACTCAGGTATTTCAGGCTATTGGATTGTAACCAAAGGAATAAATGCTGGCGAGAAAGTCGTTGTTAGTGGACTACTTAATTTAACTAGCGTACAACCAGGCAGTACTGATGCAAAAATATTCGCTAATCTTGTTGCCGAGCCGACGTCATTGTCTCAAACACAACTAGATGAAATGATTGAGAATAACGTTAAGTAG